A single region of the Chryseobacterium culicis genome encodes:
- a CDS encoding cyclic-phosphate processing receiver domain-containing protein, translated as MEKTKRLLFLDDIRYPIEAYHYTKQDIFLRNEWHIVRNYEQFVNRILEKGLPEMISFDHDLADEHYLDQHSQEYVEKTGYDCAKWLIEYCMDNYLDLPKFYCHSMNPVGKENILSLLKNFKND; from the coding sequence ATGGAAAAAACAAAAAGATTACTATTTCTGGATGATATAAGATACCCGATTGAGGCGTATCATTATACCAAACAAGATATTTTCCTCAGAAATGAGTGGCATATTGTTCGGAATTACGAGCAGTTTGTCAACAGAATCCTGGAAAAAGGACTTCCGGAAATGATTTCTTTTGACCATGATCTGGCAGATGAACATTATTTGGATCAGCATTCTCAGGAATATGTCGAAAAGACAGGATATGACTGTGCCAAATGGCTGATAGAATATTGTATGGACAACTATTTGGATCTTCCAAAGTTTTACTGTCACTCCATGAATCCGGTAGGAAAGGAAAATATTCTTAGCCTTTTAAAAAACTTTAAGAACGATTAA
- a CDS encoding ribonuclease H-like YkuK family protein — translation METQQQTWQNMNGKFFQNSITQLVEEAIIREQANGHRLKVCVGSDSHVYGDAINYATAVVFIREGKGAFTFIRKEREIQSISIKERMLNEVNKSVEIAYAICSVLDTYGVEMEVHADINTDPDFKSNVALKDAMGYILGMGYVFKAKPFAFASSNCADMMV, via the coding sequence ATGGAAACGCAACAACAAACATGGCAGAATATGAACGGGAAATTTTTCCAAAACTCTATCACACAGCTGGTAGAAGAAGCCATCATCCGCGAACAGGCAAACGGACACCGTCTGAAAGTATGTGTGGGATCAGACTCTCATGTATACGGAGATGCCATCAATTATGCTACGGCAGTAGTATTTATTCGTGAGGGAAAAGGAGCGTTTACCTTTATCAGAAAAGAAAGAGAAATACAGAGTATCAGTATCAAGGAGCGAATGCTTAATGAGGTTAACAAATCCGTAGAAATTGCATATGCTATCTGCTCTGTGTTGGATACTTATGGTGTGGAAATGGAGGTACACGCAGACATTAATACCGATCCCGATTTTAAATCCAACGTAGCATTGAAAGATGCAATGGGATATATTCTGGGAATGGGATATGTGTTTAAAGCAAAACCTTTTGCCTTCGCAAGTTCCAATTGTGCTGATATGATGGTGTAA